The following are from one region of the Rhodopirellula sp. P2 genome:
- a CDS encoding NAD(P)/FAD-dependent oxidoreductase, with amino-acid sequence MSLPNMKDFYDCVVIGGGPAGSTAASIVAESGASTLLIERDPVPRFHVGESLMPECYWPLERLGLIDQVKRSGWQTKKSVQFVSHSGKESAPFFFREHDERECSTTWQVERSEFDKMLFDRASELGADCFDQTRLIDVQTEPGESPDQPVARAVVVRTADGTERTIRCQVVVDATGQQSFMAGKLGLREINPDLKKAAIWTYYRDAVRGEGDNDGATIILYTQSRDSWFWFIPQSRGVTSVGCVGDNDFLLKGRGTPEQVFEEELALCPGLQPRLANATRVAKITTAKEFSYMTRRHAGPGWVLIGDALGFIDPVYSSGVYFALEMGVRAGDAIVDGLKKDDLSAEQIGNWTEDFKEGASRIRELVHAFYNKDFSIGRFMKEHPEYRGNVTDLLIGRVFHEDAGKMFPALDRSIEMARANAMSKSDSMADTKPMST; translated from the coding sequence ATGAGCTTGCCAAACATGAAGGATTTCTACGATTGCGTGGTGATTGGCGGAGGCCCCGCCGGCAGCACAGCCGCTTCGATTGTCGCTGAATCCGGTGCCAGCACGCTGTTGATCGAGCGAGATCCGGTGCCTCGGTTCCACGTCGGCGAATCGCTGATGCCAGAGTGCTACTGGCCCCTGGAACGACTCGGTTTGATCGATCAAGTCAAACGATCAGGCTGGCAGACCAAGAAAAGCGTCCAATTTGTTTCTCATTCCGGAAAAGAATCCGCCCCATTCTTTTTTCGCGAACATGATGAACGTGAGTGCAGCACAACCTGGCAGGTCGAACGCAGCGAATTTGACAAAATGCTGTTTGACCGAGCCTCCGAACTGGGTGCCGACTGCTTTGACCAAACCCGATTGATCGACGTCCAAACCGAACCCGGCGAAAGCCCCGATCAACCTGTGGCCCGCGCCGTGGTCGTCCGAACCGCCGATGGCACCGAACGCACGATTCGCTGCCAAGTTGTCGTCGACGCGACGGGCCAACAGTCGTTCATGGCCGGAAAACTGGGGCTCCGCGAGATCAATCCAGATCTGAAAAAAGCCGCGATTTGGACGTATTACCGCGATGCGGTCCGGGGAGAAGGCGACAACGACGGCGCCACCATCATTCTGTACACCCAATCGCGAGACTCATGGTTCTGGTTCATCCCCCAATCCCGGGGAGTCACCAGTGTTGGATGTGTGGGCGACAACGACTTCCTGCTCAAGGGCCGTGGGACGCCCGAGCAAGTCTTCGAAGAAGAATTGGCCCTGTGCCCCGGCCTGCAGCCACGACTGGCCAATGCGACTCGCGTGGCCAAGATCACCACCGCAAAAGAATTCAGTTACATGACCCGCCGCCACGCCGGCCCAGGCTGGGTGCTGATCGGTGACGCACTGGGTTTCATCGACCCGGTTTACTCCTCCGGTGTGTATTTCGCGTTGGAAATGGGCGTTCGGGCTGGTGACGCGATTGTGGACGGTTTGAAAAAGGACGACCTGTCCGCCGAACAAATCGGAAACTGGACCGAGGATTTCAAAGAGGGGGCGTCGAGGATTCGCGAACTCGTGCACGCTTTTTACAACAAAGATTTCAGCATCGGTCGATTCATGAAGGAACATCCCGAGTACCGCGGCAATGTGACGGACTTGCTGATCGGGCGGGTCTTCCACGAAGATGCGGGCAAAATGTTCCCAGCCCTCGATCGTTCCATCGAAATGGCCCGGGCCAACGCCATGTCCAAATCGGATTCCATGGCTGACACCAAACCCATGTCGACTTAA
- a CDS encoding HAD family hydrolase → MPPSETDAASLLRPDDSGQLPLASVIAHDLTGRYEGLIFDCDGTLTNSMPLHYLAWHETMTRHGIEFPEPRFYAMGGMPSEKIIEVLSSEQGVTIDVDLATEEKEAAFIARIPEVERLAHVIEIAERHLDRIAMSVASGGMRDIVADQLRTIGVADWFPVLVGSEDTELHKPEPDVFLCAAERMGIDPKRCLVFEDSPLGFEAAQRAGMDWVDVRLNA, encoded by the coding sequence ATGCCTCCATCTGAAACTGACGCTGCCTCGCTCCTTCGCCCCGATGATTCCGGCCAATTGCCGCTGGCGTCCGTGATCGCCCACGATTTAACGGGGCGGTACGAAGGATTGATTTTTGACTGCGACGGAACGCTCACCAATTCAATGCCTCTGCACTACCTGGCGTGGCACGAAACGATGACGCGTCACGGCATTGAATTTCCCGAACCGCGGTTCTACGCCATGGGCGGAATGCCCAGCGAAAAGATCATCGAGGTGCTGAGCTCGGAACAAGGCGTGACGATCGATGTCGATCTGGCGACCGAAGAAAAAGAAGCGGCCTTCATCGCTCGCATTCCAGAAGTCGAACGTCTCGCCCATGTCATCGAAATCGCGGAGCGTCACCTTGATCGGATCGCGATGTCCGTGGCCAGCGGCGGAATGCGAGACATCGTCGCCGATCAACTGCGAACCATCGGCGTCGCAGATTGGTTCCCCGTCTTGGTCGGCAGCGAAGACACGGAACTGCACAAACCCGAACCCGATGTGTTCTTGTGTGCTGCGGAACGAATGGGCATCGATCCCAAACGCTGCCTCGTGTTTGAAGACAGCCCACTGGGTTTCGAAGCTGCTCAACGAGCCGGCATGGACTGGGTGGACGTTCGCCTGAACGCCTAA
- a CDS encoding DUF1592 domain-containing protein produces the protein MSKPTTTRSATIARRFRWTSPASLVPPIAVLAAVVVAVSAGRSAKSDAAEPTPVSASPILAFLQTHCRDCHADGASEGGLDLDTLGQTITGAADLAAWVRIHDRVQAGEMPPPDATTLNASDRSDFTTALAAPLTQHHAAEKGTVLRRLNRREYENTLNDLFGTAVELETLLPADGRSHEFDNVGEALGISMVHLERYLDAADLVLDTAIAKTAESPETHTIETHYAETREAETHLGKVWKQLDDGSVVFYQDFGYPDGMLRTTSIPESGRYRISITGYAHQTDEKIPFYVGAKSFARGSERPTLGYFDMPPLGPNGEMTTIELTADLEYRYMLNIIPYGLVVRDYHIRNEGVDGYTGPGLAIAKVRVEGPLHEEFPSRGHRLIFDGWQRNEIMPTPPSKREKSWYKPEFELTSDNVAESLRGTLQRVGSTVMRRPVTDVELLPYINLFHAEQERDASTEEALRTAVAAILCSPDFLYLREPAGKLDDHALATRLSYFFHRTTPDADLLRAAEQHELTQSTESLLQHAKRLIGDPRFDRFVIDFTDAWLNLRDIDQTSPDQKLFPEYDRYLRDSMLEETRQFFATLIRENLPVTNLVKSDFAMLNLRLADHYGIEGVDHADIRRVPLPNDSVRGGLLGQASVLKVTANGTNTSPVVRGVWVTERLLGVHPAPPPPGISGVEPDIRGAATLRQLLDQHRNEESCRACHALIDPPGFALESFNPIGGWRDRYRSLGEGERIDLRVNNRRVQYRLGLPVDSSGTLPSGESFEGFEAFRECLLENPDQLAKSLITKWLTFATGREMGFSDREEIESLTRQSARRGHRLRSMLALVVASKIFRTK, from the coding sequence ATGAGCAAGCCAACTACGACCCGTTCGGCCACAATTGCCCGCCGCTTTCGATGGACGTCCCCGGCTTCGCTGGTTCCGCCGATTGCGGTGTTGGCGGCTGTGGTGGTTGCGGTCTCGGCCGGGCGGTCGGCGAAATCTGACGCTGCTGAACCCACCCCGGTTTCTGCGTCCCCAATCCTGGCGTTCTTGCAAACCCATTGCCGGGACTGCCACGCCGACGGGGCATCCGAAGGTGGTCTCGACCTGGACACACTGGGGCAAACGATCACGGGAGCGGCTGATTTGGCCGCTTGGGTCCGCATTCACGATCGCGTCCAAGCGGGCGAGATGCCGCCGCCCGATGCCACCACGCTCAACGCGTCCGACCGCTCCGATTTCACAACCGCGTTGGCCGCTCCGCTGACGCAACACCACGCTGCCGAAAAAGGCACCGTCCTGCGTCGGCTGAACCGGCGTGAATACGAGAACACGCTCAATGATTTGTTCGGCACCGCAGTCGAACTGGAAACGCTGTTGCCGGCCGATGGACGCAGCCACGAATTCGACAACGTGGGAGAGGCACTGGGGATCTCGATGGTCCACCTGGAACGCTACCTCGATGCCGCCGACCTGGTGCTGGACACCGCGATTGCGAAGACAGCCGAATCGCCTGAGACGCACACAATCGAGACTCACTACGCCGAAACACGCGAAGCCGAAACGCATTTGGGAAAGGTGTGGAAACAACTCGACGATGGTTCGGTCGTCTTCTACCAAGACTTCGGCTATCCCGATGGCATGCTTCGGACCACTAGCATCCCTGAATCCGGACGCTACCGAATTTCGATCACCGGGTACGCTCATCAAACGGACGAGAAGATTCCGTTTTATGTCGGTGCCAAAAGCTTCGCACGCGGGAGCGAACGGCCAACACTGGGTTACTTCGACATGCCACCGCTCGGTCCAAACGGCGAGATGACCACCATCGAGCTGACCGCGGACCTGGAATATCGCTACATGCTGAACATCATTCCGTATGGCTTGGTGGTTCGCGATTACCACATTCGCAATGAAGGCGTGGACGGCTACACCGGCCCGGGTCTGGCGATCGCGAAGGTGCGTGTCGAAGGTCCCCTGCATGAGGAATTCCCTTCGCGCGGCCATCGTTTGATTTTCGACGGCTGGCAACGCAACGAGATCATGCCCACCCCGCCATCGAAGCGGGAAAAGTCGTGGTACAAACCCGAGTTTGAACTGACCAGCGACAACGTCGCCGAATCCCTGCGAGGCACTCTGCAACGTGTCGGCTCGACCGTCATGAGACGTCCGGTCACCGACGTTGAGTTGCTGCCTTACATCAATCTCTTTCATGCGGAGCAGGAGCGTGATGCGTCCACCGAAGAAGCGTTGCGAACCGCCGTCGCGGCAATCCTCTGCTCGCCAGACTTTCTTTACTTGCGTGAACCCGCCGGCAAGCTGGACGACCATGCGCTCGCGACTCGGTTGTCATATTTTTTTCATCGCACCACGCCCGATGCAGACTTGCTGCGCGCGGCGGAACAACACGAACTGACCCAATCCACGGAATCATTGCTGCAGCACGCGAAACGATTGATTGGCGATCCACGGTTCGATCGATTCGTGATCGACTTCACCGACGCTTGGTTGAACCTGCGTGACATCGATCAAACCAGCCCCGATCAAAAGCTGTTTCCGGAATACGACCGGTATCTGCGTGACAGCATGCTGGAGGAAACGCGGCAGTTCTTTGCGACCTTGATTCGTGAAAATTTGCCGGTCACGAATTTGGTGAAATCCGACTTCGCCATGTTGAACCTGCGACTGGCAGACCACTACGGCATCGAAGGAGTTGACCACGCTGACATCCGCCGCGTGCCACTTCCCAATGACTCCGTCCGTGGCGGATTGCTTGGACAAGCGAGCGTGTTGAAAGTGACCGCCAACGGAACGAACACGTCGCCAGTCGTTCGCGGCGTGTGGGTGACCGAACGTTTGCTAGGAGTCCATCCCGCCCCGCCTCCGCCAGGCATCTCCGGCGTCGAACCCGACATTCGCGGAGCCGCAACTCTGCGTCAGCTTCTCGATCAGCATCGAAACGAAGAGTCTTGCCGTGCCTGCCACGCGTTGATTGATCCACCGGGGTTCGCACTCGAAAGTTTCAATCCCATCGGCGGCTGGCGTGATCGTTACCGCAGCCTGGGCGAAGGTGAACGAATCGACTTGCGTGTCAACAACCGGCGTGTGCAATACCGCTTGGGGTTGCCAGTTGATTCCAGCGGAACGTTGCCATCGGGGGAGTCCTTCGAAGGCTTTGAAGCATTTCGAGAATGCCTTCTCGAAAACCCTGATCAACTGGCGAAGTCACTGATTACCAAGTGGCTGACGTTTGCGACCGGTCGCGAAATGGGCTTCTCCGATCGCGAAGAAATTGAATCCCTGACGCGCCAATCCGCACGACGCGGCCATCGGCTTCGCAGCATGCTGGCCCTGGTCGTCGCCAGCAAAATATTTCGAACCAAGTAG
- a CDS encoding DUF1552 domain-containing protein, producing the protein MLIPSRPMSRRRLLRSAGGAALALPFLEAMGPTLGQRVLGSDQASGVESTPKRFVAICASLGFHRDHLFPPSTGRDYAVTPYLEKVQRHREDFSLFSGLSHPEQNGNNGHASELTWLTAARRPGLAGFRNTISLDQLIANQIGLKTRFPFLALTTGGQSLSWTSSGVEIPAQHSPSKLFTAMFVDGKPHEVEADLDRLRRGRSVLDTVGARADSLKRELGIRDQRKLDEYLLSVRDLESRLQQSEGWVRRPKPAVDEQPLSDINDKALAIERQKLMYRTIALALQTDSTRTITFQLAGLNSVPQIPGVQSDWHGLSHHGKDPEKIAELKRIEAAEWEAFGEFLDQLKAIQEDGQPLLDHTAVMFGSNLGNASAHDWRNLPILLAGGGYRHGEYVAHDAANNTPLCNLYVDLAQRMGVETDAFGSSTAAGITGLESTM; encoded by the coding sequence ATGTTGATCCCATCTCGGCCGATGTCTCGCCGGCGTCTGTTGCGATCCGCGGGTGGTGCTGCGTTGGCATTGCCGTTTCTGGAAGCAATGGGACCAACGCTCGGCCAACGAGTCCTGGGAAGTGACCAAGCCTCGGGTGTGGAATCGACTCCCAAACGGTTCGTCGCCATCTGCGCGTCGTTGGGATTTCACCGGGATCACTTGTTTCCCCCATCCACCGGTCGCGACTACGCGGTCACGCCTTACCTGGAAAAGGTCCAACGACACCGTGAGGACTTCAGCCTGTTCTCCGGACTGTCTCACCCCGAACAAAATGGCAACAACGGTCATGCGTCGGAACTGACGTGGCTGACGGCAGCGCGGCGTCCTGGATTGGCCGGTTTTCGCAACACGATCTCGCTGGATCAACTGATCGCCAATCAAATCGGGCTGAAGACACGCTTTCCGTTTTTGGCGCTGACGACAGGCGGCCAATCGCTGTCCTGGACTTCCAGCGGCGTCGAGATTCCCGCCCAGCACTCGCCTAGCAAACTTTTCACGGCGATGTTCGTCGACGGCAAACCGCATGAAGTCGAGGCGGACCTCGATCGCCTTCGACGCGGACGCAGCGTTCTCGACACGGTCGGGGCACGAGCCGATTCGCTCAAACGAGAACTCGGAATTCGTGACCAACGGAAACTGGACGAATACTTGCTCTCAGTCCGCGACTTGGAATCCCGTCTGCAGCAGTCCGAGGGCTGGGTCCGGCGTCCCAAACCGGCTGTCGATGAGCAACCACTGTCCGACATCAACGACAAAGCTCTCGCGATTGAGCGACAGAAATTGATGTACCGGACGATTGCCTTGGCACTGCAGACCGACTCCACACGAACGATCACGTTTCAATTGGCCGGCCTGAATTCCGTCCCGCAAATCCCAGGCGTCCAGAGTGATTGGCACGGGTTGTCGCATCACGGCAAAGACCCGGAGAAGATCGCCGAACTGAAGCGAATCGAAGCGGCGGAATGGGAAGCCTTTGGGGAATTCCTCGACCAACTGAAAGCAATCCAAGAAGACGGCCAACCACTGCTCGATCACACCGCCGTGATGTTTGGATCCAACCTCGGCAACGCCAGCGCCCACGACTGGCGAAACCTGCCCATCTTGCTGGCCGGCGGCGGTTACCGTCACGGTGAGTACGTGGCCCATGACGCGGCGAACAACACGCCTCTCTGCAACCTGTACGTCGACCTCGCTCAACGCATGGGAGTCGAGACCGACGCCTTTGGATCCAGCACCGCAGCCGGCATCACCGGCCTGGAATCCACCATGTAA
- a CDS encoding glucose-6-phosphate isomerase, translating into MSLLRFDASGSINDDYGITQSQIDSLKGQMETLRTEMVETDQKQYESGDIPADKQPLDARFFWLPEEMLEAYSKEREASELGRIFKVANGLHDQIDAAVVLGIGGSYMGARAMMEACCDPYHNEMSRAARGSKPRMYFEGNNVDNDASDSLLQRVRAGGYADSDAEKRHAIIVISKSGGTMETAVAFRQFLANLESELGAESEEWLSRLVVPVTGESGKLHDLATAIGCDEIFTVPDGVGGRFSVLSPVGLVPAAFLGLDCMKLLEGAVAMNEHFKTADYADNVVMQYVAVNHLLSQHRDKSIRVMSVWSKALESVGMWYDQLLAESNGKDGKGVTPLTTLNTRDLHSRHQQHQQGRNDKVFNNVIVESQRTDSLAVGQSQRNQDTLNDISEKTLPDIMAAAIKGTNDALHADGRPTTDIILPQIDTHVLGQLFQMLMIATVIEGRLLGINPYGQPGVEQYKTNMNKNLGR; encoded by the coding sequence ATGAGCTTGCTCCGTTTCGACGCTTCCGGATCGATCAACGACGACTACGGGATCACACAGTCGCAAATCGATTCGTTGAAGGGCCAGATGGAAACCCTTCGCACTGAGATGGTCGAAACCGATCAAAAGCAATACGAATCGGGCGACATTCCCGCTGACAAGCAGCCACTGGATGCGCGGTTCTTTTGGTTGCCGGAGGAAATGTTGGAGGCCTACTCGAAAGAACGCGAAGCCTCGGAGTTGGGACGGATTTTCAAGGTCGCCAACGGGTTGCATGATCAAATTGACGCGGCCGTGGTTTTGGGCATTGGCGGGTCCTACATGGGTGCTCGAGCGATGATGGAGGCCTGCTGTGATCCGTATCACAACGAAATGAGCCGCGCCGCTCGAGGCAGCAAACCGCGGATGTATTTCGAGGGCAACAATGTCGACAACGACGCCTCGGATTCGCTGCTGCAACGCGTTCGAGCAGGCGGTTATGCTGACAGCGATGCTGAGAAACGGCACGCGATCATTGTGATCAGCAAGAGTGGCGGAACGATGGAAACCGCCGTCGCATTCCGACAGTTCTTGGCCAATCTGGAATCGGAACTCGGGGCGGAGTCCGAGGAATGGTTGTCGCGTTTGGTCGTTCCGGTGACCGGTGAAAGCGGCAAGTTGCATGATTTGGCTACCGCCATTGGCTGCGATGAAATCTTCACCGTGCCCGATGGAGTCGGCGGCCGGTTCAGCGTTCTGTCGCCCGTTGGATTGGTCCCAGCAGCATTCCTTGGTTTGGACTGCATGAAGTTGCTGGAAGGTGCCGTGGCAATGAACGAGCACTTCAAGACCGCCGACTACGCCGACAACGTGGTGATGCAGTACGTCGCCGTGAACCACCTGCTGTCACAACATCGCGACAAATCGATTCGCGTGATGAGCGTGTGGAGCAAGGCTCTGGAGTCGGTGGGCATGTGGTACGACCAATTGCTGGCCGAATCCAACGGCAAAGACGGCAAGGGGGTCACGCCACTGACAACACTGAACACCCGCGACTTGCACAGTCGTCACCAGCAGCACCAACAAGGTCGCAACGACAAAGTCTTCAACAATGTGATCGTGGAATCGCAACGGACGGATTCGTTGGCGGTTGGTCAATCGCAGCGCAATCAAGACACACTCAACGACATCTCTGAAAAAACGCTGCCCGACATCATGGCGGCTGCGATCAAAGGAACCAACGATGCGTTGCATGCCGATGGACGTCCCACGACCGACATCATCCTGCCACAGATCGACACGCATGTGCTGGGGCAGTTGTTCCAAATGCTGATGATCGCAACCGTGATCGAAGGTCGCTTGCTGGGCATCAATCCCTACGGGCAACCCGGTGTGGAACAGTACAAGACCAACATGAACAAGAACCTCGGTCGCTGA
- a CDS encoding sulfatase family protein: MIASWFRKVWFRLVSPAFCLSVFAALFVGSQASAAENAPEASAKATDSPMNVVVLYADDWRHDTLGVAGNPVVKTPTLDALAGEGMRFTQNCVTTSICGVSRACLFTGQWMSSHGCDGFKPFKTPWQQTYPGVLRDNGYYVGHVGKWHNGKFPGENFDFGRSYYGKHWFKMPDGSKVHVTQRNENDALEFLGNRPKDQPFCLTVAFFATHAEDGHPQQFLPQPESMQLYQDVEVPVPANATDESFHRLPEFVANEGNEGRNRYHWRFDTPEKYQIMMKNYYRLATEVDSTCGRILKELESQGVLDNTLVIFTTDNGYYHAEHGLADKWYPHQESIRVPLIIRDPRMSADKHGSTNDDFTLSVDLAPTILKAVGAGVPESMQGRDMSVLYGVNDDDQDEWRDEFFYEHPTIRDKNFIPTSEALVQKDWKYFYWPEFDREQLFHIADDPHEENDLVNDPAHADRLAAMRARFQELKREAASESNGGS; encoded by the coding sequence ATGATTGCAAGTTGGTTCCGAAAGGTTTGGTTCCGTCTCGTTTCGCCAGCGTTTTGCTTGAGCGTTTTTGCCGCTTTGTTCGTTGGAAGTCAGGCCTCCGCCGCTGAAAATGCCCCGGAGGCTTCCGCGAAAGCCACGGATTCTCCGATGAATGTGGTGGTTTTGTACGCCGACGATTGGCGTCACGACACGCTGGGGGTCGCAGGCAACCCCGTGGTGAAGACTCCGACATTGGACGCATTGGCTGGTGAGGGAATGCGATTCACTCAGAACTGCGTGACGACGTCGATTTGCGGTGTCAGTCGAGCTTGTTTGTTCACCGGGCAATGGATGTCCTCGCATGGTTGCGATGGCTTCAAGCCGTTCAAAACACCTTGGCAGCAAACCTATCCTGGTGTCTTGCGAGACAACGGGTACTACGTCGGGCACGTTGGCAAATGGCACAACGGAAAGTTTCCCGGTGAGAACTTCGATTTTGGCCGGTCTTATTATGGCAAGCACTGGTTCAAAATGCCCGATGGATCGAAGGTGCACGTGACGCAGCGGAACGAAAACGATGCCTTGGAGTTCCTGGGCAATCGTCCCAAGGACCAGCCGTTTTGTTTGACCGTGGCTTTCTTTGCGACACACGCTGAGGACGGGCATCCGCAGCAGTTTTTGCCGCAACCGGAAAGCATGCAGCTTTATCAGGATGTCGAAGTTCCCGTGCCAGCCAATGCGACGGATGAATCCTTTCATCGCTTGCCCGAGTTCGTCGCCAATGAAGGCAACGAAGGACGCAATCGCTATCACTGGCGTTTCGACACGCCCGAGAAGTATCAGATCATGATGAAGAACTACTACCGTCTGGCCACGGAAGTTGACTCCACTTGCGGGCGAATTTTGAAAGAGCTGGAATCGCAAGGCGTGCTCGACAACACGTTGGTCATCTTCACCACCGACAATGGTTACTACCACGCGGAACACGGGTTGGCGGACAAGTGGTACCCCCATCAAGAGAGCATTCGGGTGCCGTTGATCATTCGTGACCCACGGATGTCCGCTGACAAACACGGTTCGACCAACGACGATTTCACGCTGAGCGTTGATTTGGCACCGACCATTTTGAAGGCCGTTGGTGCCGGGGTGCCGGAATCCATGCAGGGCCGTGACATGTCGGTTTTGTACGGCGTCAACGATGACGATCAAGACGAATGGCGGGACGAGTTCTTCTACGAACACCCCACGATCCGGGACAAGAATTTCATTCCGACCTCGGAAGCCTTGGTGCAAAAGGATTGGAAGTACTTCTACTGGCCCGAATTTGATCGCGAACAGTTGTTCCACATTGCGGACGACCCGCACGAGGAAAATGACTTGGTCAACGATCCCGCGCATGCGGATCGACTGGCCGCCATGCGGGCTCGATTCCAAGAGCTGAAACGCGAAGCGGCGTCCGAGTCGAATGGTGGAAGCTGA
- a CDS encoding sulfatase family protein, with protein sequence MRLQSTLRFPLGRLLLVLLGSALAASSSLAETKPHPNVLILYTDDLGYGDLNVQNADSKIPTPHLDQLARQGMRFTDGHSSSGICTPSRYALLTGRHHWRDFHGIVNAFGKSVFEPEQLTLPEMFQQHGYQTAAIGKWHLGWDWDAIKKPDAKPFGNGRKKGWGPEAFDWSQSIPDGPLAHGFDSYFGDTVINFPPYCWIENDKVVKAPDTIMDTSKWKPIKEGNWECRPGPMTSDWDPYQNIPTTTQRGVQFIRSQSESDQPFFLYFAFPAPHAPIIPNDEFDGRSGAGPYGDYVCETDDACGKLLRALKESGQSENTIVIFSADNGPEKYAYARDEKFDHWSSHPFRGLKRDLYEGGHHVPFVIHWPGVTPAGSTCDALVSQVDVFATMADMLGHSIPDGQAKDSRSLMPLLKQPNQPHRQSLVQNTRTDEYALRDGKWLLIDAKSGYVSARNQGWESRRQIPADDNQPHELYDLSVDIGQSENVASDHPEIVERMKALLQTIREDGYPEESSAK encoded by the coding sequence ATGCGTCTCCAGTCCACTTTGCGATTCCCATTGGGCCGACTCCTGCTCGTTCTCCTCGGCTCGGCCCTGGCTGCTTCCTCGTCGCTGGCGGAAACCAAACCGCATCCCAACGTCCTGATTCTGTATACCGACGACCTTGGTTACGGCGACCTGAATGTGCAGAACGCCGACTCCAAAATCCCCACGCCGCACTTGGATCAATTGGCTCGCCAAGGCATGCGTTTCACCGACGGTCATTCGTCCTCGGGAATCTGCACTCCCAGCCGATACGCTCTGTTGACCGGCCGTCATCACTGGCGTGACTTCCATGGCATCGTCAATGCGTTTGGCAAGTCCGTCTTCGAACCCGAACAACTGACGCTGCCCGAGATGTTTCAACAACACGGTTATCAAACCGCGGCGATTGGAAAGTGGCACCTGGGATGGGACTGGGACGCGATCAAAAAACCCGATGCCAAACCGTTTGGCAACGGTCGCAAGAAGGGCTGGGGCCCCGAAGCATTTGATTGGTCGCAATCGATTCCGGATGGTCCGCTGGCTCACGGTTTTGATTCGTACTTCGGTGACACGGTGATCAACTTCCCACCGTATTGCTGGATCGAAAATGACAAAGTCGTGAAAGCTCCCGACACGATCATGGACACATCGAAGTGGAAACCGATCAAAGAGGGCAACTGGGAATGCCGTCCCGGTCCCATGACATCGGACTGGGATCCGTATCAAAACATTCCGACCACCACCCAGCGCGGCGTGCAGTTCATCCGGTCACAAAGCGAAAGCGACCAACCATTCTTTCTGTACTTTGCATTCCCAGCCCCCCACGCCCCGATCATCCCCAACGACGAGTTCGATGGACGCTCCGGCGCGGGCCCCTACGGCGACTACGTCTGCGAAACTGACGATGCCTGCGGCAAACTGCTGCGTGCACTGAAAGAATCGGGACAAAGTGAAAACACGATTGTGATTTTCTCCGCTGACAACGGCCCCGAGAAATACGCTTACGCTCGCGACGAAAAATTCGATCACTGGTCGTCGCATCCGTTCCGTGGTTTGAAACGCGATCTCTACGAAGGCGGCCACCACGTCCCGTTTGTCATTCACTGGCCTGGGGTCACGCCTGCCGGCTCAACCTGCGACGCATTGGTGTCACAAGTCGACGTGTTCGCGACGATGGCGGACATGCTCGGCCATTCCATCCCGGACGGACAAGCCAAAGACTCTCGCAGTTTGATGCCGCTGTTGAAACAACCCAACCAGCCACACCGTCAGTCGCTGGTCCAGAACACTCGCACCGACGAATACGCGCTGCGAGATGGCAAGTGGTTGTTGATCGATGCCAAAAGCGGCTACGTCAGCGCCCGGAATCAAGGCTGGGAATCACGACGGCAAATCCCCGCTGACGACAACCAACCGCATGAACTGTACGACTTGTCCGTCGACATCGGCCAAAGCGAGAACGTCGCCAGCGACCATCCCGAAATCGTCGAGCGAATGAAGGCGTTGCTGCAAACGATTCGCGAAGACGGCTATCCCGAAGAGAGCTCGGCCAAATAG